Proteins from a single region of Dyadobacter fanqingshengii:
- a CDS encoding hybrid sensor histidine kinase/response regulator: protein MSALRDLFFLKSVKGKVLLGFLLASLALGTSWIISKEAFEDMLIKLEVMSTPNDKLRLVNKIFKNILQLDHLQNTRTLKGEEKNEQVLAQSKELIATLDSLNDLSLGDDMQIIRIDSMKTLLEERDKIYGKYVKVRSKLVNNKDLEDEVKTISGLITTKLKPDSTVVKTEKRTTTTTVYTELPDSVQKASEKKGFFNRVFGGSKKARKNAPPTPAKVVQKQEVNVQVDTITVAQEDSTIEKVGEAVHAIEKSQKIRTTSFVDREQELAAAGNSLVQQLLSVMQKVEGEVLKESNLEGSRSKNIVTGSINTLEYIMLGFFFLTAMLAYLIFTDITKSNEYRSQLEEAKEEAEYHSMAKQRFLSNMSHEIRTPLQSIIGYTEALKKSEKPKKQDLETLHSASEHLLHLVNEVLDYSRIISDRFTFEERTFAITPLLNEVIQMLRPTATSKGLLLKLENSLSTKLYLNGDPFRLRQILYNLLTNAIKFTETGEVVLQVTGFESDSDLEIEFQISDTGIGLSPEQVQRVFNQFEQADPSISRKYGGTGLGLSIVKALVEGMSGNIKVKSTLGKGTTFFVTTRMEKAETLEIVPEETHERNYDVAGKVWLVDDDAFILKWCASVLEMNGIPHTCFSSAEEVLSRPWDPQVRFVLTDMRMPGMNGAELCKRLRQSASEQTKFFVLTAQALPEERKGLLGMGFDGYLMKPFHSNELLELLEASSSKSELPVSITATNPDTELDFSTLNEMTFGDESLLREILDQFVKDSRKDVSDLDIHLQNNEFEKVQELMHRMAGRTGQIGARELSAKFRLFDITLREDPSQVSKSEMQQVVKNAAIVIEQVEERALAYSI, encoded by the coding sequence ATGTCCGCTCTTCGTGACCTGTTTTTCTTAAAGTCCGTTAAAGGCAAAGTCTTGCTTGGCTTTCTCCTGGCGTCGCTCGCTTTGGGAACATCGTGGATTATCAGCAAGGAAGCTTTTGAAGATATGCTTATCAAGCTGGAAGTAATGTCCACGCCAAATGATAAGCTTCGGCTGGTGAATAAAATATTTAAAAACATTCTCCAGCTTGACCATTTACAAAATACACGAACATTAAAAGGCGAAGAAAAGAACGAGCAGGTGTTGGCGCAGTCCAAAGAACTTATAGCCACGCTGGACTCTCTGAACGACCTGAGCCTCGGAGACGATATGCAGATCATCCGTATCGATTCCATGAAAACGCTCCTGGAAGAGCGGGATAAAATTTATGGGAAATATGTCAAGGTGCGGTCGAAACTGGTTAACAATAAGGATCTTGAAGATGAGGTAAAAACCATTTCGGGACTGATCACCACGAAGCTGAAACCCGACAGCACGGTTGTTAAAACAGAAAAAAGGACCACCACAACAACCGTTTACACCGAATTACCCGATTCGGTCCAAAAAGCCAGCGAGAAAAAAGGGTTTTTCAACCGGGTTTTCGGCGGATCGAAAAAAGCCCGAAAAAATGCGCCCCCAACACCTGCGAAGGTGGTTCAGAAGCAGGAAGTGAATGTGCAGGTGGATACAATAACCGTTGCGCAAGAGGACAGCACCATTGAAAAAGTGGGGGAAGCGGTGCACGCCATCGAGAAATCACAGAAGATCCGGACCACCAGTTTCGTGGATAGGGAACAGGAACTTGCGGCGGCGGGCAATTCGCTGGTTCAGCAACTTTTGAGTGTGATGCAGAAAGTGGAGGGCGAAGTGCTGAAAGAGTCCAATTTGGAAGGTTCGCGCTCCAAAAACATTGTGACAGGCAGTATTAACACACTGGAATACATTATGCTTGGCTTCTTTTTTCTGACGGCCATGCTTGCCTATCTCATTTTTACAGACATTACCAAGAGCAACGAATATCGCAGCCAGCTCGAAGAGGCAAAAGAAGAGGCGGAATACCATAGCATGGCCAAACAGCGGTTTTTATCTAATATGAGCCATGAGATCCGCACGCCGCTGCAATCCATTATCGGTTACACGGAGGCATTAAAGAAGTCGGAAAAACCCAAAAAGCAGGACCTGGAAACATTACATTCCGCCTCGGAACACCTTTTGCACCTGGTAAATGAAGTGCTGGATTACAGCCGCATTATCTCCGATCGATTTACATTTGAAGAAAGGACATTTGCCATTACGCCGCTGCTCAACGAAGTGATCCAGATGCTGCGGCCCACGGCGACATCAAAAGGGCTTTTACTGAAACTTGAAAACAGCCTTTCAACGAAATTATATTTGAATGGAGACCCGTTCCGGCTGCGCCAGATCCTTTACAACTTGCTTACGAATGCTATTAAGTTCACCGAAACAGGTGAAGTGGTTTTGCAAGTGACCGGTTTTGAGAGCGACAGCGATCTGGAAATTGAGTTTCAGATCTCAGATACGGGCATTGGCTTGTCGCCCGAACAAGTTCAACGCGTTTTTAACCAATTTGAGCAGGCCGATCCTTCCATCTCACGCAAATACGGCGGCACCGGACTAGGACTCAGCATTGTAAAAGCCCTGGTAGAAGGCATGTCGGGTAACATTAAAGTCAAAAGCACCCTGGGTAAAGGCACGACTTTTTTTGTAACCACCCGTATGGAAAAAGCTGAAACACTGGAAATAGTGCCAGAGGAAACACACGAAAGAAATTATGATGTTGCCGGGAAAGTCTGGCTGGTTGATGATGATGCATTCATCCTTAAATGGTGTGCGTCTGTTCTGGAGATGAACGGAATTCCGCATACTTGTTTCTCGTCAGCAGAAGAGGTCTTAAGCAGGCCCTGGGACCCGCAGGTCAGGTTTGTATTGACAGATATGCGGATGCCGGGAATGAATGGCGCAGAGCTTTGCAAACGTCTCCGCCAATCTGCATCTGAGCAAACCAAATTCTTTGTATTAACCGCACAGGCGCTTCCCGAAGAGCGAAAAGGGTTGCTGGGAATGGGTTTCGACGGCTATTTGATGAAACCTTTTCATTCCAACGAACTATTGGAATTACTGGAAGCTTCGTCCTCAAAATCTGAACTTCCTGTCAGCATTACGGCCACAAACCCTGACACCGAGCTGGATTTTTCGACCTTAAATGAAATGACTTTCGGCGATGAAAGCCTGCTCAGGGAGATTCTGGATCAGTTTGTGAAGGATTCAAGAAAGGATGTGAGCGATCTCGACATTCACTTACAAAACAATGAATTCGAGAAAGTGCAGGAACTTATGCACCGAATGGCAGGCCGCACAGGTCAGATCGGTGCGCGAGAGCTTTCCGCAAAATTCCGGCTTTTTGATATCACTTTGCGTGAGGACCCTTCACAAGTTTCTAAATCCGAAATGCAACAGGTGGTGAAAAACGCTGCAATTGTGATTGAGCAAGTAGAAGAAAGAGCCCTTGCTTACTCAATATGA
- a CDS encoding c-type cytochrome, giving the protein MKKIAQIAFALLATMSMLQAQESPKEEDFYKIITPPIPEGIILEVGGLTTMPNGSLAISTRRGEVWIVDNPTSRTPYFRKFATGLHEILGLAYKEGALYCAQRGELTKLIDKNGDGKADVYETVYAWPLSGHYHEYSFGPKLAPDGSFFVSGNVAFGDEEWWRGESRVPGRGWIFHITNDGKYEPYATGVRSPAGISMLNGELFYTDNQGDWMGTGGIFQVKKGSFMGHPAGLKWAANSPVKLTEKQFFAERDNRQNKDDKGRAIKPENTGNETPQFLYQLKEKYDMVQLPAVWLPYGVHGVSTSELILDNTQGNFGPFTGQVFVGDQGQSNIMRIVLEKVKGEYQGASIGFRSGFQSGVLRLAFDKDGSMFVGETNRGWGSAGDANQGLQRLVWNGKMPFEMYTVKAQPDGFEIEFTMPVDRKSAEDLDSYNVSSYLYKHYPVYGSPPINTETVKVVGVKVSDDAKKVRIVLDGMRQYYVHKIQLEGVRAATNSWSLVHTDAYYTLNNIPDGEKLKVSDLKTARSGKTAASVAAPEKEHVSPDGKGKATTDNAGKVPTFAEVKPLLEKNTCLACHAAEKKVVGPSYLDVAKRKYSNDKIVDLIYHPKPENWPDYATPMPPMPQVSKADAMKIASWINSLAK; this is encoded by the coding sequence ATGAAAAAAATTGCTCAAATAGCCTTTGCTCTTCTGGCAACGATGTCGATGCTGCAAGCGCAGGAGTCACCGAAAGAAGAAGACTTTTATAAGATCATCACCCCGCCCATCCCGGAAGGAATTATCCTCGAAGTGGGTGGATTAACGACCATGCCAAATGGTTCACTGGCCATTTCTACACGCCGTGGAGAGGTTTGGATTGTCGACAATCCGACCAGCCGGACGCCTTATTTCAGAAAATTCGCAACCGGTTTGCATGAAATCCTGGGTCTTGCCTACAAAGAAGGTGCATTGTATTGTGCGCAGCGCGGCGAACTTACCAAGCTGATTGACAAAAACGGGGATGGCAAAGCGGATGTTTACGAAACTGTGTACGCATGGCCATTATCCGGACATTATCATGAATATTCTTTTGGTCCAAAACTGGCACCGGACGGAAGCTTTTTTGTGAGTGGTAACGTCGCTTTTGGCGACGAAGAATGGTGGAGAGGCGAAAGCCGTGTGCCAGGCCGTGGCTGGATTTTCCACATTACCAATGATGGAAAATACGAACCATACGCAACAGGCGTGCGCTCTCCTGCGGGGATCAGCATGTTAAACGGTGAACTGTTTTATACAGACAACCAGGGTGACTGGATGGGAACCGGTGGAATTTTTCAGGTTAAAAAAGGAAGTTTCATGGGACACCCGGCTGGTTTGAAATGGGCAGCAAACTCTCCTGTTAAGCTGACTGAAAAGCAATTTTTCGCTGAGCGCGACAACCGCCAGAACAAAGACGATAAAGGCCGCGCGATCAAACCAGAAAACACGGGTAATGAGACGCCTCAGTTTCTTTATCAATTGAAAGAAAAATACGATATGGTGCAGCTTCCGGCTGTTTGGCTTCCTTATGGTGTGCACGGCGTTTCTACTTCAGAGCTGATTTTGGACAACACGCAGGGCAATTTCGGACCATTTACGGGACAGGTTTTCGTGGGTGACCAGGGACAAAGCAACATTATGCGTATTGTTTTGGAAAAAGTAAAAGGGGAATACCAAGGCGCGAGCATTGGTTTCCGCAGCGGTTTCCAGTCGGGCGTTCTGCGTCTGGCATTTGATAAGGACGGTTCCATGTTCGTGGGTGAAACAAACCGCGGATGGGGTTCGGCAGGAGATGCTAACCAGGGATTGCAGCGTTTGGTTTGGAATGGTAAAATGCCATTTGAAATGTATACTGTAAAAGCGCAGCCAGACGGTTTTGAAATCGAATTCACCATGCCGGTTGACCGCAAATCAGCAGAAGATCTTGATTCTTATAATGTGAGCAGCTATTTGTACAAACATTATCCTGTTTACGGAAGTCCTCCGATCAATACAGAGACTGTAAAAGTCGTTGGTGTGAAAGTTTCTGATGATGCCAAAAAAGTAAGGATCGTTTTGGATGGCATGCGGCAATACTACGTGCATAAGATCCAGCTGGAAGGCGTTCGGGCTGCTACAAACAGCTGGTCGCTTGTTCACACGGATGCTTATTATACTTTGAACAACATTCCTGATGGGGAGAAACTGAAAGTTTCGGATTTGAAAACAGCGAGATCAGGAAAAACTGCCGCTTCGGTGGCTGCGCCTGAAAAAGAGCACGTTTCTCCGGACGGAAAGGGCAAAGCAACGACGGATAACGCCGGCAAAGTGCCCACTTTCGCGGAAGTAAAACCGCTTCTGGAAAAAAATACATGTCTGGCTTGCCATGCTGCTGAAAAGAAGGTGGTTGGGCCATCTTACCTGGATGTTGCAAAGCGCAAATACAGCAATGACAAGATCGTAGACCTGATTTATCACCCTAAGCCTGAAAACTGGCCGGATTATGCAACACCAATGCCTCCTATGCCGCAGGTGTCGAAAGCTGATGCGATGAAGATCGCTTCGTGGATCAATTCTCTTGCTAAATAA
- a CDS encoding family 16 glycoside hydrolase, translated as MFKINRSFFQLFAGGIAALAMQSAYAQQPIPLNDLSAFTTKSDNWKIVGNASADISKENVLITTPGKGVLACTHEKGKYGNQYELISNFKHGDLDIELDFMLTKGSNSGIYLQGNYEVQLFDSWGKKSAKYNDNGGIYERWNDSKPEGEKGYEGYAPRFNVAKAPGLWQNIKISYQAPRFDASGKKTSNAVFLSIILNGVTIHENVEVSGPTRGSLTGEDVAMGPIRIQGDHGSLAIKNIVINNFDKKPGTLSELTYKTYYGALSETEDLSKLTAAETGKSEALSWEILKENNNYSYVYTGRYNAATDGEYNFKLQASGNSYVKIDGKFVIDAQWKSNNEMREGKVNLKAGDHTIEIFNNKKDGWMRPVLGLWVSGPGFREVAYHTKSSAMSGGSNDPILISAGTNTVTRSFMDFKKGKGKGQRVVHAVSVGSPTNLHYTYDLDKGTVLQVWRGEFLDATPMWHDRGDGSSRPRGSVTLLGDDMLLGKSAKGKWQADTTGSGYRPKGYVLDDQDVPTFQYQAFGSTVTDYITVVNNQYFERIVKVNNAAKDLVARLADGTNIEKVADGLYAVDNKSYYIQLADKSVKPEIRSADGMQELLVPVTNGEVKYSILF; from the coding sequence ATGTTTAAAATTAACCGTTCCTTTTTTCAACTCTTTGCGGGTGGAATTGCGGCTCTTGCTATGCAATCCGCTTATGCACAGCAACCTATCCCTCTTAACGACCTCAGCGCGTTCACAACCAAATCCGACAACTGGAAGATCGTCGGTAATGCATCAGCTGATATTTCCAAAGAAAATGTACTCATCACAACACCCGGGAAAGGCGTTTTGGCGTGTACACACGAAAAAGGAAAGTATGGCAACCAATATGAACTGATCTCGAATTTTAAACACGGAGATCTGGACATTGAGCTTGATTTCATGTTGACCAAAGGATCCAATTCAGGAATCTACTTGCAAGGCAATTACGAAGTGCAACTTTTCGACAGCTGGGGTAAAAAATCTGCCAAATACAACGATAACGGCGGAATTTACGAACGCTGGAATGATTCAAAACCAGAAGGTGAAAAAGGTTACGAAGGCTATGCGCCCCGTTTCAATGTGGCCAAAGCACCTGGTTTGTGGCAAAACATCAAGATCTCTTACCAGGCGCCTCGCTTTGATGCCAGTGGCAAGAAAACTTCCAATGCAGTGTTTTTATCAATCATTCTGAATGGCGTTACGATCCATGAAAATGTGGAAGTAAGCGGTCCTACACGCGGCTCACTCACCGGCGAAGATGTGGCTATGGGCCCGATACGCATCCAGGGCGACCACGGATCTTTGGCTATCAAAAACATTGTGATCAATAATTTTGATAAAAAGCCGGGAACGTTGTCGGAGCTGACTTACAAGACTTATTATGGCGCTTTGTCGGAAACGGAAGATCTTTCAAAACTGACTGCTGCGGAAACAGGCAAATCGGAAGCATTGAGCTGGGAGATCCTGAAAGAGAACAATAATTACTCTTATGTGTACACGGGACGCTATAATGCAGCGACTGATGGTGAATATAATTTCAAATTGCAGGCGTCGGGAAATTCATATGTGAAGATCGACGGCAAATTTGTGATCGATGCGCAATGGAAATCCAACAACGAAATGCGCGAAGGAAAAGTGAACCTGAAAGCGGGTGACCATACCATTGAAATATTCAATAATAAGAAAGACGGCTGGATGCGTCCGGTTCTTGGATTGTGGGTGAGCGGACCTGGTTTCCGCGAAGTGGCTTATCATACCAAAAGCTCTGCCATGTCAGGCGGTTCCAATGACCCTATTTTGATCTCGGCAGGAACAAATACGGTCACGCGTAGTTTCATGGATTTCAAAAAAGGCAAAGGAAAAGGACAACGTGTAGTGCATGCAGTTTCGGTGGGAAGCCCTACTAACCTGCATTATACTTACGATCTCGACAAAGGAACCGTTTTACAGGTTTGGCGCGGCGAATTCCTGGATGCAACCCCGATGTGGCACGACCGCGGCGATGGTTCTTCCCGTCCGAGAGGCAGCGTGACGTTGCTTGGTGACGATATGTTGCTGGGCAAATCTGCAAAAGGAAAATGGCAGGCCGACACAACCGGCAGCGGTTACCGCCCAAAAGGTTATGTGCTGGATGATCAGGATGTTCCTACATTCCAGTATCAGGCCTTTGGCTCAACTGTGACTGACTACATTACAGTTGTTAACAATCAGTATTTCGAGCGGATCGTGAAAGTGAATAATGCTGCAAAAGACCTGGTTGCCAGACTGGCTGATGGAACGAACATTGAGAAAGTGGCTGATGGACTTTATGCGGTTGATAACAAGTCGTATTACATTCAATTGGCTGATAAGAGTGTAAAACCTGAGATCAGAAGCGCTGACGGCATGCAGGAATTATTGGTTCCTGTTACAAACGGTGAAGTGAAATATTCGATCTTATTCTGA
- a CDS encoding 3-keto-disaccharide hydrolase, with amino-acid sequence MKKLILTAFSLATAFAAHAQLQPAKQTPESSELWSPVPRVVTPGKNSAAVSGFTAPSDAIVLFDGKNLDAWVSGKDGKAAAPWTVGDGAMTVAPKSGDIQTKQTFGDYQLHIEWRTPAKVEGNSQGRGNSGIFMQGIYELQVLDSYNNPTYSNGQAGSIYKQTMPLVNATIGPGEWQVYDVVYTQPHFNKDGQMTIPPYITVIHNGVLVQNHTAIQGTTPYVGQPTIEPHGKGPIKLQDHNNTTSFRNIWIREL; translated from the coding sequence ATGAAAAAACTAATCCTAACCGCATTCAGCCTTGCAACGGCATTTGCTGCGCATGCTCAGTTGCAACCTGCCAAGCAAACTCCCGAATCCAGCGAATTGTGGAGCCCGGTTCCCCGTGTTGTTACGCCAGGTAAAAATTCTGCTGCTGTCTCCGGTTTTACTGCACCTTCGGATGCAATCGTTTTATTCGATGGCAAAAACCTGGATGCATGGGTTTCAGGAAAAGACGGTAAAGCGGCTGCACCCTGGACTGTTGGAGACGGAGCAATGACCGTTGCGCCGAAATCAGGAGATATTCAAACCAAACAAACTTTTGGAGATTACCAGCTGCACATTGAATGGCGTACGCCTGCGAAAGTGGAAGGAAATAGCCAGGGACGTGGAAACAGCGGTATTTTCATGCAAGGTATTTACGAATTGCAGGTTTTGGACAGCTATAACAACCCAACTTATTCCAACGGACAAGCTGGTTCTATTTATAAGCAAACCATGCCGCTTGTGAATGCAACCATAGGACCAGGCGAATGGCAAGTTTATGACGTTGTTTACACGCAGCCTCATTTCAACAAGGACGGACAAATGACCATTCCTCCTTACATTACGGTGATCCACAATGGTGTGTTGGTTCAAAATCACACGGCCATTCAGGGAACGACTCCATACGTGGGTCAGCCTACGATAGAGCCGCACGGAAAAGGCCCGATCAAATTGCAGGATCACAACAATACAACAAGCTTCCGCAACATCTGGATCCGCGAATTGTAA
- a CDS encoding chryseobasin-related MNIO class RiPP peptide, with product MKISKSVLQAVAVAVTVTALATACTDSSVRPDGEKTSKNKTMDNCPACGMG from the coding sequence ATGAAAATCTCGAAATCAGTTCTTCAGGCAGTTGCCGTAGCAGTTACAGTTACCGCACTTGCTACGGCTTGCACAGACAGCTCGGTTCGGCCAGACGGCGAAAAAACCAGCAAAAACAAAACCATGGATAACTGCCCGGCTTGCGGGATGGGTTGA